A region of the Vanrija pseudolonga chromosome 2, complete sequence genome:
ggcgagcggggcgacaGTGTCAGGCTCCCGTATCCTGTTACGCCGGGCACAtgtggcgctggcggtgaGACCGGTGGCGTGTCGCCCACTGGCCGCAAGCTGAAGGGGGGCACAGACCGTGCGGCAGTGGCATGAACTGCGCTCGGGCCACCCAGCACGCCTCCCCTTCCAGCAGCAAGCCCGACTCCAGAGCCTGCGCCGCTaccgctgctcgacgtccGCCCCATGATctgcgcgccgaccgcgttGCCGAgtgacgcgcggcgcgggagcgccgagcccgagccggaGCTACCGGGGGCAGGCGGCGTGCTCCCCCGCCTCTCGGTGAACTCGGTTCTTGTTGGCGAAGCAACAGGAGACGGTCGTCCTACGTTACTGATCCGTCGCTCGAGATCACGCGCAAGCTTGCGATGCTGTGTCGTGAGCATGCGGAGTGTCCGGCGAGTCTGACGAGTCAGCATGAGGACGGGGCGCATCCGGCTCAGAGTGCCTCACCGCCTCGTCAGCGCTCGTACCAGCGCGCTCGAACAGCTCAGCGGCCTCCTTGtacgcctcgagcgccttgttGAGCGTTTCGGTTGGGGCATCTGGCGGGCGGACGAGGAAGGATGCCTCGGCGGAGAGCTGGTGGGCCTGCgtgggggtgtcagcggaGCTGCGAAGGGTGGCAGTTAGAAGCAGTCACCCTCTGCAGGCAGTTGTGGTCGTCACTCATGAGTGGCGAGGCGTGGTATGCTGAAATGTGCGATGGAGAGACACGAATAGCTGACGAGAGTGTGACGGAGTGGGTtcatgagctcggcgtcatcgcGGGGCTCCGAGGAGCCAAAAGTGGTGTCACGTGGATAACGGGTGGCATTGTTCGTGTCTTTTGGGCGAGCAGTCCCGGGAGTAAATGTATCACTTCCTCTGACCGGCTTCGTCTGTGGTCGGAAGATCGCTCACTGGCAAAAGTCGGACATTGAAAGTCGAGAGAGGCAGCGAGCAGCTTCGACAAacaacgccgacgccgacgacaacaacgacagcgacgccgacgccatgtCCGTCACACACGTGGATAAGATCCCCAAGGGTGAGCGAGCTTGTGCCTCAGTGGTCCTCGAGCCCCGCTAACCCCCGCGCGCAGGACTGCAccacctcgaggcggccTTCAAGAACAAGTTCGTTGCGAGGTGAGTTTGTCGCTTTTATCGCTGTGACACACCTGACACACGCGCAGgtaccccgcgcgcgcaccacacGCCCCCAAGGCGTTCGTTCAGCCCAAGAACCGCATCAAGCGATGGAACATTGTGCCGGGCGACAGCGTGCGCCTGACGGTCGGCAAGCCCGAAGAAAAGTACAACGATGTCTCTGTTGGCGTTGCGTCCGGATGGAAGGTGTACAAGGTCGCGAGCGTCGACATGGAGCGTAACCGGGTGTACCTCGAGGGATTGACTGTGCGTTAAGCAGCGAAATGCTCTCAAGCGCGCCCACTGACACACGACGCAGAACAACAAGTCGAACGCTGTTAGGCAACCCCCGCCcaacgtcgaggagctcgacgccgagacgctcaaCCAGCTCAAGCAGCAGCAAAACTTTATCAAGACGCGCCGGCCTGTCAACTACTCGAACGTGCAGCTGTGCGTCGAGGACAATGGCGTCGACTCAGTGTTCGCCACGCGCCTGGGCACGTCCAAGCCCTACTGGAACCGCCAGGCGCGCGTGGCCGTGTGGCAGCGATACGctgcggcgacgtcggccccGACGACCCTGGAGCCGCACCCCAGGCGCAATCAGGTGCGGATTGAGTGGCCCAAGGCGAAGGGGCGCGAGACGTTCCCCATCGGCCCGTACGACACGGACGAGAAGGCGCTCGTGACCCCCACCGTCGAGTTTGGCGCGCCGTCCAGCATCCCCGAGACGCTCATCCCGCGTTCGATGCGCGCCAAGCCGCCAGCCGACCAGGACTACGCCGACGAGTACGTCTTccgcccgtcggcgcgcatGAACCCAGTCATGCAGGCCGCCATGCCGCTgtacctcggcgaggagctcagCCCGCGCTTCTCGCGCGCCAAGCAGACGGCAGGCTACAATGagaggcggcgcgccgagaaggaggtccGCGAGCAGATTGCGCGCGACACCGTCGCGCAGTGGGAGGCCGAcgggcgcgacgccggcctcgaggaggtgctctccaccgacctcgtcaacctcgacggcctcacCCTCCGCCCGCGTACCCGcaaggaggtgcgcgaggcgaccctcgccgaggtcgacgccgcggtcgcaaagcacaaggccgacgtcgcgcgcgcacacgccGCTGGGATGGTCTCGGACGGCATGGACGGCTGGGTCGACGGTCCAAAGggcaagcgcctcgagcgcaagcgccgcaGGAAGGCCCTCAAGGCTGAGAAGATCGAGAGGCGCCTCGAGAACCTCACCctcaaggacgagaagaACCAGTTCGTGCCCTACGAGCTGCGTTAGTAGTAGGGAGGTGGCGAGACTAGAGCATGCATTACATCACTGAGGCGGTGGGGGTGAGCAGATCCGGGTCTGGCCGGCAGGCGAGGAGCGGCCGCAGCGTGAGGACTGTACTGGCCTGTCGTGCACCTTCTTGCGTCGCGCGTCCGACTGAGGTCAGTGCCGCCTTATCGTGATACTCACCTCCCTATCTGGACTGTTGTCAGTGTTTGCATGGGGTGTCGCGACACTTTGCGTAGTGGGCTTGGTTGCGTATGTTATTGCTTCCCCATCTCGCTGCACCTGTCTCCCGCCCAAGCAATGATGATGCATTCATGCAAAGATGCAATATGAGAACtaccctcctccccgccatGCAAAACGATCCGTGCCACGGCGTGTATCTTGTAACTGTGCTACAAAACGCCCTGGCTGTAGTACTGGAAAGTGTCGTACAGTCTTGTATAGTTGCTGCCCGTGCTCGAGACGATCAGGCGGTCGAGGTatgcgtcgacggcggcggtcgtgaggccgagcgcgaacCGGTCGCGGAAGTGGTTGACCGTGTTTTCGCCAAAGAGCAGGAAGCAGTCGAGCTTCGAGTCTTTCTGCATGAGCTCGACGATGGCTGGGGCGAGTTAGTGGCTATTCTCAACCCATTGACAGCCCAAACTCACTGATCAAACTGTCTGAGTGCTTTCTCGCCGCCTCAAACGCCTCCTTGAACAACTTCTTAAAGTATGCGAACCCGGGGCTGTCGAGTCCGCCCATAATCTCAACATACTCGAGGGGAAGCTTGAACGGCGCAGCTTCGAAACCCATGTTCCCGCCAGGCGAGTTGGAAAGCATAAAGCCAAAGTCAATGTGGATCAAGCGGCCATCGCGGTCAACAAGGATGTTGCCATTGTGTCGGTCCTTGATCTGGAGAAGGTACGTGATGACCGAGTAACCTGAGAGGTCAACGGCCGCTCTCCAGCATCAACTCACCAGCCAGCGACTTGATAAAGTTCCTCCTGGCCCGCGCAAAGATGCCACTATCTTGCTTGCCATACGTCTGCCGTCAGCCATGCACCCGCCTCCACACTTACATTAACGTAGTGGTCCATGAGCGACACGTGCCCAATGGGCACGCCCTCTGCCACCCTGCGCGCATACTCGCTCTTCTTGATCGAGTGCACAGACACGGCATCGGTGATTGTCTCGACCAGGCCCGACGTCTCGCCCGTGATAAGGATGCGGAAGAAGCGCGCATACGCATCACACTTCTCCTCCTTCCAGATACGCACAAAGCGTTCAATGAGCTGCGTAGCGAGCTGCTCTTGCCGCAGGTCGGCGCCAGTCTTGACAATGACCGAGATGACGTCCCAGTTGGCAAGGTGGCCCCATGGCGAGGACGCACGGATGCGGCTCTTCTTGGCTGTCCACGACTCCTTGAAGATTGCCGCCGAGGGATCAGCCTTGTTGATCTCTCGGCGCACGATGCCTTCGTCTTCTGCCGTCTTGCCTTCTGTGCTGACACCAGTGTCGATCTGGACGCCCTCGGGCCGGTGAGTCATGCGAGACACTCGCTCTTCCTCGAGCGCCATCATCTCTTCCATGATTCTCTCCTTGATGGCAGCTGCCTGTGCCGCGGCCAGTCGCAGCTTgccaccgctgccaccaGAGCCAGGAGCCGGAGGCTGCCCGTCGACGGCCGCTTCCTTGTCCTTGGACCCAGTGATCCACCCAGTACCAGGGATCCACCGCAATGCGCCGCCCGTCGACTGAGTGGACGGGGTTTCGGGCACAGCAGGGACAAGGGACGCgttgagctgcgcgagcatGACGGCGGCAGTGCGCATGCGCTCCGAGTAGTCCTCGAGAGTGATGTACGTGCTCCGTCTTGGTGGGTTGAGGTCCTGGTCGTCGGGAATGGGGGTCGCAGGGGTGATTGGCCGCAACCCGGGGCTCTCAACAGTCaagccgccaccgccgttcGGTGTGCcgttcgccgacgacgtcccACCCCCAAGTGATGAACGGCGCGAGTCGGCATCTGCACCGCTGTTCCacacctcgaggtcgagctgcttgtTCTTCGGCGCGCTAGGCAACGGAAGCGCGTCACTCAAGTCTGGAAGGTTGTCGCGAACGGACAGCTTGTTGCCGTacagctgctcgacaaggtccatctcctcgacctcctcagGCAGCACATCCTTGCGCGCGTCTGGTGGAATAGGCGTCGATATCCGCTTGGGCTCGTTTGACTCGACAGTCTCAGGTTCGTCCGTGACGGGAGcatcctcgaggtcgacgaagCCGCCGATCTGTGGACCAAAAgtgccgccgagcgggcTCGCAACAGCAAtaccctcctcgcgcttTCGTCGCTTGTTGTCCTCCTGGACGACAATCTtcttgagcagctcgcggtTTTCCCGCCGTGTGGGGTCAAAGTCCAGGTCGTCTTCCAGAATCTCGACGTGAAGGAGGTACGGTGCTCTCTCTGCCGAGTTGAGCACGACCGAGTCGCCGGGCGAGATgcgcacgacgcgcgagTGGG
Encoded here:
- the pik1 gene encoding Phosphatidylinositol 4-kinase pik1; this encodes MSHALLLRLFLSPYFSISVAMHYLKTYPESIGISHYLCWRMKSMPADEVEFYWPQICHLLVTRPTESNALENFVLQRAEESPHAAMLTFWFMQSALRDLTPTRLTNPRPFLICQRVLHRCHEILFGDPPEPSRSPYRSLPHSPGTPPHSIGSSSAAAALLNGPPDPVVPPVRVNPHAGSALVGMGMLMAGPALPGLTELVGDWAVAQGRRPMDDASEARARVEVDKSGGSDGAVNGRRWDGAAPRGHKAQPSYSETSDDDGPSSAPAARSRVLPASMIPPHQLRSQKPRVPHPSSTTPNLATPAESSPAFLAAQSAAADQRGRDPFSQSNDVDPFGQRSSTPPLMGHRSKTAPVQMAFHSVPEFSSNGSPRRASGQGRPPSAEALLATYSLEAQRRLLRSHYCRSEIRFLLLLEDISNRLLVIPKPARISALRAELTSLNHNLPAEVCMPLWCNADHHHDKGEGAGTPSKRRGSKAKGSSSAHSRVVRISPGDSVVLNSAERAPYLLHVEILEDDLDFDPTRRENRELLKKIVVQEDNKRRKREEGIAVASPLGGTFGPQIGGFVDLEDAPVTDEPETVESNEPKRISTPIPPDARKDVLPEEVEEMDLVEQLYGNKLSVRDNLPDLSDALPLPSAPKNKQLDLEVWNSGADADSRRSSLGGGTSSANGTPNGGGGLTVESPGLRPITPATPIPDDQDLNPPRRSTYITLEDYSERMRTAAVMLAQLNASLVPAVPETPSTQSTGGALRWIPGTGWITGSKDKEAAVDGQPPAPGSGGSGGKLRLAAAQAAAIKERIMEEMMALEEERVSRMTHRPEGVQIDTGVSTEGKTAEDEGIVRREINKADPSAAIFKESWTAKKSRIRASSPWGHLANWDVISVIVKTGADLRQEQLATQLIERFVRIWKEEKCDAYARFFRILITGETSGLVETITDAVSVHSIKKSEYARRVAEGVPIGHVSLMDHYVNTYGKQDSGIFARARRNFIKSLAGYSVITYLLQIKDRHNGNILVDRDGRLIHIDFGFMLSNSPGGNMGFEAAPFKLPLEYVEIMGGLDSPGFAYFKKLFKEAFEAARKHSDSLITIVELMQKDSKLDCFLLFGENTVNHFRDRFALGLTTAAVDAYLDRLIVSSTGSNYTRLYDTFQYYSQGVL